A window of the Gemmatimonadaceae bacterium genome harbors these coding sequences:
- a CDS encoding prepilin-type N-terminal cleavage/methylation domain-containing protein, with protein MRLRRPGFTFVEILMSMAVIAILAGIVIPKTGDFIKRAKAAAVVGDIVAIRDGVYNYYTDSSAYPLTGAMGEVPPALISYLPIGFSFVKTDYSLQYNNWPVSQTIPGYPSTTGIIGITVETTDPRVGQLVQALLANWPQFQSGQNYTFIIFGL; from the coding sequence GTGAGGCTTCGCCGCCCGGGGTTCACGTTCGTCGAGATCCTGATGTCGATGGCGGTGATCGCGATCCTGGCGGGGATCGTGATTCCCAAGACCGGGGATTTCATCAAGCGCGCCAAGGCGGCCGCGGTCGTGGGCGACATCGTGGCCATTCGCGACGGCGTATACAACTACTACACCGACAGCTCGGCGTATCCGCTCACCGGCGCGATGGGGGAGGTTCCGCCGGCCCTGATCAGCTACCTGCCGATCGGCTTCTCGTTCGTGAAGACCGACTACTCGCTGCAGTACAACAACTGGCCGGTGTCGCAAACGATCCCTGGATATCCGTCCACGACCGGGATCATCGGCATCACGGTGGAGACCACGGACCCGCGCGTCGGTCAACTGGTGCAGGCCCTCCTGGCCAACTGGCCGCAATTCCAGTCGGGCCAGAACTACACGTTCATCATCTTCGGGCTCTGA